The following proteins are co-located in the Sulfitobacter guttiformis genome:
- a CDS encoding lytic transglycosylase domain-containing protein: protein MQAMTRHLTALLLLCAMALPASAERPRPLGWAMDAVRNGDLAAAERIAERDGAVARDVILWHRLRAAEGTYEQVTDFLNRRPDWPAEDYLRRRSEPVVIEQGDEAILAFFENAGPQTPQGVLAYAASLSAKGQTGAAQATLVKTWLTMPMNANSQRDFLAAHATLLAPHHDSRLDAMVWQQEYDAARQMYGLASTAAEQAAEARIAFYRRLDTAVSDYENLPTSLKNSGGVNHARFEWRIRSGREDDAKDLLLASSKSIELLGNPAAWGNRRRALARDEMRSGDPKRAYTMAAQHGLTEGSDFADLEWLAGYIALRFLKDPQLALKHFNGHDSAVESPISQGRAGYWQGRALEEAGDNEGATAAYRKGANFQTSFYGLLAAERARIPFPDKLRGIRPTQDWRTSPLAKAPLFEAGLLLQASGEMDLAERFWTHLADQLLEPDLELLGQAALDVNQPHIAVMVGKRAAQRGLEVANAYYALHPAGEADLPMASEMTLAIARRESEFDPVVQSAVGARGLMQLMPATALEVAQGLGIAPQHTTDRLTADPVYNARLGTQYLAELAGRFDGNVVMMSAAYNAGPSRPIRWMEEYGDPRNGDIYIVDWVEMVPFRETQNYIMRVTESLPVYRARLGLEPLPIPFYEELIGSTLLSFAPKGE from the coding sequence ATGCAAGCCATGACACGTCATCTAACGGCCCTGTTGCTCCTGTGTGCCATGGCATTACCGGCCAGCGCAGAGCGTCCGCGCCCACTTGGATGGGCGATGGATGCCGTGCGAAACGGTGACTTGGCCGCTGCTGAACGGATCGCTGAGCGTGATGGCGCTGTCGCCCGCGATGTGATCCTCTGGCACCGCCTCCGCGCAGCCGAAGGGACCTACGAGCAGGTGACCGATTTCCTCAACAGACGCCCAGACTGGCCCGCCGAGGACTACCTGCGCCGCCGCTCTGAACCCGTGGTGATCGAACAAGGTGATGAGGCGATCCTTGCGTTTTTCGAGAATGCTGGCCCGCAAACGCCCCAAGGTGTGCTTGCCTATGCTGCCTCGCTGAGTGCAAAAGGGCAGACCGGCGCAGCACAGGCAACGCTGGTCAAAACATGGCTAACCATGCCGATGAACGCGAATTCCCAGCGGGATTTTCTGGCTGCACACGCAACACTTCTAGCACCGCACCACGATAGCCGTCTCGATGCAATGGTTTGGCAGCAGGAGTATGACGCGGCGCGCCAGATGTATGGCCTTGCCAGCACTGCCGCAGAGCAGGCAGCAGAGGCGCGTATAGCGTTCTACCGCCGTCTGGACACCGCAGTGAGCGACTACGAAAACCTACCCACGTCTCTTAAGAACTCCGGCGGTGTGAACCACGCGCGGTTCGAATGGCGCATTCGAAGCGGCCGAGAAGATGATGCAAAAGACCTGCTGCTGGCTTCCTCTAAAAGCATCGAGCTTCTGGGCAATCCTGCCGCGTGGGGTAACCGCCGTAGGGCGCTGGCGCGTGACGAGATGCGCAGCGGTGACCCCAAACGCGCCTATACCATGGCAGCACAGCATGGCCTGACCGAAGGATCGGACTTTGCCGATCTGGAGTGGCTGGCAGGATATATCGCCCTGCGCTTTCTCAAGGACCCGCAACTTGCACTCAAACATTTCAACGGTCACGACAGCGCAGTCGAATCCCCAATAAGTCAGGGACGCGCGGGATATTGGCAGGGCCGTGCCCTGGAGGAAGCGGGTGACAATGAGGGCGCTACAGCGGCCTACCGCAAAGGTGCGAATTTCCAGACTTCCTTCTATGGCCTTCTGGCCGCCGAACGCGCGCGCATCCCCTTCCCCGACAAACTGCGCGGCATTCGCCCGACACAAGACTGGCGCACCAGCCCGCTGGCAAAGGCGCCGCTGTTCGAGGCGGGCCTCCTGCTTCAGGCGTCTGGCGAAATGGATCTGGCGGAGCGCTTCTGGACCCACCTCGCCGACCAGCTGCTGGAACCGGATCTGGAATTGCTGGGTCAGGCAGCACTTGACGTGAACCAGCCACACATCGCGGTAATGGTTGGCAAGCGCGCCGCGCAGCGCGGGCTCGAAGTTGCCAACGCATATTATGCTCTGCACCCTGCAGGTGAAGCCGATCTACCCATGGCCTCCGAAATGACGCTCGCGATTGCACGCCGCGAAAGTGAATTCGACCCCGTTGTGCAATCTGCGGTTGGCGCACGCGGCCTGATGCAGCTGATGCCTGCGACTGCCCTCGAAGTCGCACAGGGGCTCGGGATTGCACCACAGCACACCACCGACCGTCTCACTGCCGATCCCGTTTATAACGCGCGTTTGGGCACCCAATATCTGGCCGAGCTTGCAGGCCGGTTTGACGGCAATGTGGTGATGATGTCCGCGGCCTATAACGCGGGCCCCAGCCGCCCGATCCGTTGGATGGAAGAATACGGCGACCCGCGCAACGGCGATATTTATATTGTCGACTGGGTCGAGATGGTCCCCTTCCGCGAAACGCAAAACTATATCATGCGGGTGACTGAATCGCTGCCAGTATACCGCGCGCGTTTGGGGCTTGAGCCGCTGCCGATCCCCTTCTACGAGGAGCTTATCGGCTCAACCCTGCTGTCTTTCGCGCCAAAAGGTGAATAG
- a CDS encoding VOC family protein, with protein sequence MTPRLTTLDHLVLTVADIDASIAFYCSILGMTHAPFAGADGSMRHAFHFGTMKINLHKQGAEFEPKARHVQSGSADLCFLTDTPIEVWQAHLLKENVSIETGPVPRTGATGPITSLYLRDPDGNLIEISKPI encoded by the coding sequence GTGACGCCCCGCCTCACAACACTCGATCATCTTGTTCTTACGGTAGCCGATATTGATGCTTCGATCGCGTTTTATTGCAGCATCCTTGGCATGACCCATGCCCCTTTTGCAGGAGCAGATGGTAGCATGAGGCACGCATTTCACTTTGGCACGATGAAGATAAATCTTCATAAACAAGGTGCGGAATTCGAGCCGAAGGCGCGCCATGTGCAATCAGGTTCCGCCGATCTGTGCTTTTTGACCGATACACCAATAGAGGTCTGGCAGGCTCATCTTTTGAAGGAAAATGTATCTATAGAGACCGGTCCGGTTCCCCGCACTGGAGCCACCGGACCGATTACATCGCTTTACCTACGTGACCCCGACGGAAACCTGATCGAGATCAGCAAGCCGATTTAG
- a CDS encoding OmpA family protein, with protein sequence MTFMKFPLFAAMATVVALGACTNPNGSILASSEDPNQRTKNGALIGAGAGAVIGALSRGDGNRDTGALQGALLGAALGAGGGAILDRQERDLRASLGDNRVTITNTGDRLIVTLPQDILFATGSSAVRADLTDDLGAVAGNLRAYPNSTIQVIGHTDSDGEAAFNQQLSENRANAVANVLLRNGVGAARVQAVGRGEGQPVASNLNAQGKAQNRRVEIVILPNAS encoded by the coding sequence ATGACTTTTATGAAATTCCCCCTTTTCGCCGCAATGGCGACTGTTGTTGCTTTGGGCGCGTGTACCAATCCTAACGGTTCGATCCTTGCCTCTTCCGAGGACCCGAACCAGCGCACCAAAAACGGCGCCTTGATCGGCGCAGGTGCGGGCGCAGTTATTGGTGCGCTGTCCAGAGGGGACGGCAACCGCGACACAGGCGCACTTCAGGGCGCGCTACTTGGTGCCGCACTCGGCGCGGGCGGCGGTGCAATCCTTGACCGTCAGGAGCGCGATTTGCGCGCCAGCCTTGGCGATAACCGCGTCACCATCACCAATACCGGTGACCGTCTGATCGTAACCCTGCCGCAGGATATTTTGTTTGCGACTGGCTCGAGCGCTGTTCGTGCCGATCTGACGGATGACCTTGGTGCCGTTGCAGGCAACCTGCGCGCATACCCTAACTCAACCATTCAGGTTATTGGTCACACCGACAGCGACGGCGAAGCCGCGTTTAACCAGCAGCTCTCCGAAAACCGTGCAAATGCTGTTGCCAACGTGCTGTTGCGTAATGGTGTCGGTGCTGCGCGGGTTCAGGCCGTTGGTCGCGGCGAAGGCCAGCCTGTGGCGAGCAACCTGAACGCTCAGGGTAAGGCACAGAACCGCCGCGTCGAGATCGTGATCCTGCCAAACGCAAGCTGA
- the mnmD gene encoding tRNA (5-methylaminomethyl-2-thiouridine)(34)-methyltransferase MnmD, with the protein MQDQTAQIEWRDGRVPVSVQFDDPYFSLENGMDETHHVFLGGNDLPARFRDGFHIAELGFGTGLNFLVALQAFRASGCGGRLVFTSFEAFPMAMSDLHAALRAFDGLPEDLAQASEFPDVMEGVDFVLRVVIGDARLTLPLWEERADAWFLDGFSPAKNPELWSPDLMAQVGAHTVQGGSAATYTAAGFVRRGLADAGFNVTRVAGYGRKRHMTRAIRS; encoded by the coding sequence GTGCAGGACCAGACGGCACAGATTGAATGGCGTGATGGACGGGTGCCTGTTTCAGTACAGTTTGATGACCCCTACTTTAGTCTTGAGAACGGCATGGATGAAACGCACCATGTTTTTTTAGGCGGAAATGATCTGCCGGCGCGGTTCAGGGACGGCTTTCATATTGCCGAGCTCGGCTTTGGCACAGGCCTTAATTTTCTGGTGGCACTGCAGGCGTTTCGCGCATCGGGCTGTGGCGGCAGGCTGGTGTTCACCAGCTTTGAGGCATTCCCCATGGCGATGAGTGATCTTCATGCGGCCTTGCGTGCTTTTGACGGATTGCCCGAAGATCTTGCGCAAGCTTCAGAATTTCCTGACGTAATGGAGGGAGTTGATTTTGTTTTGCGCGTTGTAATTGGTGATGCACGGCTGACGCTACCTCTTTGGGAGGAGCGCGCGGATGCGTGGTTTCTTGATGGATTTTCCCCCGCTAAAAACCCCGAGCTGTGGTCGCCGGACCTCATGGCGCAGGTGGGCGCGCATACGGTGCAGGGTGGAAGTGCAGCAACCTATACAGCCGCCGGTTTTGTGCGCCGTGGATTGGCGGATGCAGGATTTAATGTCACCCGCGTGGCTGGCTATGGCCGTAAACGGCATATGACGCGGGCAATCCGGTCATGA
- a CDS encoding DMT family transporter produces MTQSNNIPLGIGLMIATTLVFAVQDGLSRHLAGEYNVLMIVMIRYWFFAAFVIAIAKRRAGGIRAAAKTVQPLIQITRGLLLCLEICVMVAAFTILGLVESHAVFTCYPLLVAALSGPVLGEHVGWRRWAAIGVGFIGVLIILQPGREVFDIRALIPLLAAAMFAVYGLLTRYAGRRDSTATSFFWTGTVGAIAMTSLGVWFWEPMVARDWIWMGCLCLTGVSGHWLLIRCYEVAEASAVQPFAYLQLVFAATIGIAVFGETVSTNVAIGCVIIVAAGLFTFWRERQQG; encoded by the coding sequence ATGACGCAGAGCAATAACATCCCGCTGGGCATCGGCCTGATGATTGCCACGACATTGGTTTTTGCGGTGCAGGACGGGCTCTCGCGCCATCTGGCAGGCGAATATAATGTGCTGATGATCGTGATGATCCGATACTGGTTTTTCGCCGCTTTCGTCATCGCGATTGCAAAACGGCGCGCAGGGGGGATCCGTGCGGCAGCGAAAACCGTCCAACCGCTGATCCAGATCACGCGCGGTCTGCTACTGTGTCTGGAGATTTGTGTGATGGTTGCGGCCTTTACGATTCTGGGACTGGTAGAGAGCCATGCGGTGTTCACCTGCTATCCGCTTCTGGTCGCCGCCCTGTCCGGCCCTGTGCTGGGCGAGCATGTCGGCTGGCGGCGTTGGGCGGCGATTGGGGTGGGGTTCATCGGTGTGCTTATTATTCTGCAACCGGGTAGGGAAGTATTTGACATCCGCGCCCTGATTCCGCTGTTGGCGGCCGCGATGTTTGCGGTTTATGGCCTGCTCACGCGCTATGCCGGACGCCGCGACAGCACTGCCACCAGCTTTTTCTGGACAGGGACAGTGGGCGCCATCGCGATGACATCGCTCGGGGTGTGGTTCTGGGAACCGATGGTCGCGCGCGATTGGATCTGGATGGGGTGTCTCTGCCTTACCGGGGTTTCGGGCCACTGGCTGTTGATCCGCTGTTACGAGGTGGCCGAAGCCAGCGCTGTCCAGCCGTTTGCCTATCTCCAGCTTGTATTCGCCGCTACCATCGGCATCGCCGTTTTTGGCGAAACAGTAAGTACGAATGTCGCAATCGGCTGCGTGATTATCGTAGCCGCCGGCCTATTCACCTTTTGGCGCGAAAGACAGCAGGGTTGA
- a CDS encoding methylated-DNA--[protein]-cysteine S-methyltransferase, whose translation MTQMPHPPEETADRYHYGVIARAIAVIDSADVPLSLEALSAQMGMSAAHFQRLFSAWAGVSPKRYQQYLTLGHAKTLLRERSTTLEAAHSAGLSGTGRLHDLFVRWEAMSPGEYAAGGAGLSIFWGWFESPFGAVVVMATEKGVCGLSLAAQMGAEAAMADMVQRWPNATFTEDPARLRPWVSSAFGMAPEQDRAPLYLIGAPFQIKVWEALLSLPEGHVTTYGDIAAAIGTPKAVRAVGTAVGRNPIGYLIPCHRVLRKTGALGGYHWGLPMKRAMLGYEAARIDAS comes from the coding sequence ATGACACAGATGCCCCATCCGCCCGAAGAGACAGCCGACCGCTACCACTACGGTGTGATTGCCCGTGCGATCGCTGTGATTGACAGCGCTGATGTCCCGCTGAGCCTTGAGGCGTTGTCAGCGCAAATGGGAATGAGTGCGGCGCATTTCCAAAGGCTTTTTTCGGCATGGGCCGGTGTTTCGCCCAAACGCTACCAGCAGTATCTAACGCTGGGTCATGCCAAGACCTTGCTGCGGGAGAGGTCGACCACATTGGAAGCGGCCCATTCTGCGGGGCTGTCAGGAACTGGCCGCTTGCATGATCTGTTTGTGCGGTGGGAGGCAATGAGCCCTGGCGAATATGCAGCGGGTGGTGCCGGACTAAGCATTTTCTGGGGGTGGTTCGAGAGCCCGTTTGGTGCGGTTGTCGTCATGGCCACGGAGAAGGGGGTATGTGGATTGTCGCTGGCGGCGCAAATGGGTGCCGAGGCGGCGATGGCCGATATGGTGCAGCGCTGGCCCAATGCGACGTTCACAGAAGATCCGGCGCGCCTGCGTCCTTGGGTATCCTCTGCTTTCGGGATGGCCCCTGAACAAGACCGCGCACCTCTCTACCTTATCGGGGCGCCTTTCCAGATCAAGGTCTGGGAAGCGTTGCTGAGCCTTCCCGAAGGGCACGTCACAACCTACGGTGATATAGCCGCTGCGATCGGCACGCCAAAGGCAGTGCGCGCTGTGGGTACAGCAGTCGGGAGAAACCCCATAGGATACCTTATTCCGTGCCACCGCGTGCTGCGTAAAACAGGGGCATTGGGTGGTTATCATTGGGGTCTGCCGATGAAACGCGCAATGCTCGGCTATGAAGCGGCGCGGATAGACGCGTCATAA
- a CDS encoding NADPH-dependent FMN reductase has translation MANINLVGISGSLRKGSHNSLLLAEAARLFGNADYAEADINLPLYNADDEEAHGVPAAVDALARQLADADAILISSPEYNKGPSGALKNALDWISRSETKPWGGKPVAVMSAAAGRAGGERAQMILRAFLVPFRPRILQGPEIHLAASHEAFDGNGQLTGDIYVKELTELMEALRAEISS, from the coding sequence ATGGCGAACATCAACCTTGTCGGCATATCGGGCTCGCTTCGCAAAGGCAGCCACAACTCCCTACTGCTGGCGGAGGCTGCACGGCTCTTCGGTAACGCAGACTACGCAGAAGCGGATATTAATCTGCCGCTCTACAATGCTGATGACGAGGAGGCGCATGGCGTACCTGCCGCAGTTGATGCGCTGGCGCGTCAGTTAGCGGATGCGGATGCTATCCTGATCTCATCGCCCGAGTATAACAAAGGACCGTCAGGCGCGCTGAAAAATGCACTGGACTGGATCAGCAGGTCAGAAACAAAACCATGGGGCGGTAAGCCGGTCGCCGTTATGTCTGCTGCAGCGGGACGCGCGGGTGGCGAGCGCGCCCAGATGATTTTGCGCGCGTTTCTTGTACCGTTCCGCCCGCGGATTTTGCAGGGGCCTGAAATTCATTTGGCTGCCAGCCATGAAGCGTTCGACGGCAATGGCCAGCTGACGGGCGATATTTATGTCAAAGAGCTGACCGAGCTGATGGAAGCCTTGCGTGCTGAAATCTCTTCCTAA
- a CDS encoding NAD(P)/FAD-dependent oxidoreductase, translating to MTDITIRGAGVFGLSIAWACVQRGASVQIIDPNGPAAGSSGGIVGALAPHVPENWNYKKAFQLESLLMAEAFWRGVREAGGVETGYARTGRLQPVADAAARTLALQRSGTARELWQGHAIWEVVTPPPSDWQPESQEGCFIHDTLSAHLHPRRACNALVAALGESGVSMQSEGKDKGAVVWATGVAGLEALSAEHTRSMGNGVKGQAALLRYDAAGAPQLFAGGVHIIPHLDGTVAIGSTSEREYDDPVSTDTQLEDVIAAARKAVPVLRDAPVVSRWAGVRPRARSRAPMLGSYPGRTDHYIANGGFKIGFGMAPKLAQVMADLVLDGNDQIPDGFRVEDNL from the coding sequence ATGACCGATATCACCATCCGCGGCGCAGGAGTTTTTGGTCTCTCGATTGCATGGGCTTGCGTCCAGCGTGGTGCCAGCGTGCAAATCATTGACCCCAACGGCCCAGCTGCGGGCAGCAGTGGTGGCATCGTTGGTGCCCTGGCTCCACATGTGCCTGAAAACTGGAATTATAAAAAGGCATTCCAGCTGGAAAGTTTGTTGATGGCAGAAGCGTTCTGGCGTGGCGTGCGCGAAGCAGGTGGCGTTGAGACGGGGTATGCGCGCACAGGGCGTCTACAACCGGTTGCCGATGCTGCTGCACGAACACTCGCGCTGCAGCGCAGTGGCACCGCCCGCGAGTTATGGCAGGGGCATGCGATATGGGAAGTAGTGACACCACCTCCGTCCGATTGGCAGCCGGAAAGTCAGGAGGGTTGTTTTATACACGACACACTAAGCGCCCATTTACATCCGCGCCGCGCCTGCAACGCGCTTGTCGCGGCTCTTGGTGAATCTGGGGTCTCGATGCAGTCAGAGGGGAAGGACAAGGGCGCTGTCGTATGGGCAACAGGTGTTGCAGGATTGGAGGCATTGAGCGCTGAGCATACCCGCAGCATGGGCAACGGGGTGAAAGGTCAGGCCGCGCTGTTGAGATATGATGCTGCGGGCGCGCCGCAGCTTTTTGCCGGTGGGGTCCATATCATCCCCCATCTTGATGGTACCGTCGCCATCGGCTCAACCTCGGAGCGGGAATACGATGACCCCGTCAGCACCGATACACAACTTGAAGACGTGATAGCAGCGGCGCGCAAGGCTGTACCTGTTTTGCGCGATGCGCCTGTGGTTTCCCGATGGGCCGGCGTGCGCCCGCGTGCGCGCTCTCGTGCGCCCATGCTGGGGTCCTATCCCGGACGGACAGACCATTATATTGCAAATGGTGGCTTCAAGATTGGGTTCGGCATGGCGCCCAAACTGGCACAGGTGATGGCCGATTTGGTGTTGGACGGCAACGATCAAATCCCTGATGGGTTTCGCGTCGAGGACAACCTGTGA